The genome window GTTGTTCATCGCACACCCTCCATTTGATCTTGCTCGGGCCCGATGCCTGGAAGCCGGCCTCTCCGATTGGAGGGCGGGCCAGGGGTTCCGGCGAGCTGCTTCAGGAACCAGAAATGCTACCCTGGAGACAGGATGGCATAGGGCCCGATGTATTCAAGGGCATGCTGATATTAAGGTAAGCCAGTAGGGTTAATTCGTCCGCCGATGTTGCATCGTGGCATCGCAGCCAGCAGCAGGGGGCATCGGTTGACGCGCGTCGCATCGAACTGAATTCGTGCGACGCGCTTCCGCTTCCCGTTCAGGCGCTGATGCGGCGGCCCGCCTTGTCTGCCTCTTTGCGATTGGTGCCATATTTTTCGACGATGTCCCTGGCATCCTCGTTGGAAATGCGGTGCTTCTTGGCGAAATAGATGACGTCGTAGGGGCCGTCGGTCGCGCCAGCTTTTTTCGTCTTGTCATTGGTCATGATTTTTCCTTTCACGGAAATCCTGGTCACGGAAATCCTGGCTCGGATTGGCTTCGTTCCGTATTACCGATGAGACCGGGCTATCGTATGTTTTTCCCAGATCTGCGTTGCCTGATCTGCGGTGGCGGTCTTGTGGAAGCGCAGCAGGTGAAATCCTTCCGCCCTTCGCTTTTCATCGAAGGCGCTGTTTTCGTAGTCGGAGCCTTCGACGATGCTCTCGCTGTGAAGAACGGCCTTCAGTTCCTCCACGAAGTGTCCGGTGATGTTGAAAAGCGCTTCGGTCTGAGGTGCCTGGTTCATCGTTTTCCCTATGGGTGGTCGCGTGCGATTAAACGCGCAATGCCGCTTCAGCAGCCGCGTTCGTAAAATGCATCAAGCAATCCGCGCCCCTATGGGAAGGCTGGTATCGGACAGCGCTCAGCCGTGTCTGTCTGGAGTTCCATATATCGTGCAGCAACGCCGCCCTGCGAATCGAAGGTAAGGCGCGGCCAATCTCAAGGCTGCACCTTAAACCACTTGCCTCCCCGACACCATGTCAATTGAGATGCCGAAGAATATGGACGGGCCGGCGTCTTCGCTTTCCGAGTTCAGGGCCAGCGATCCGGGTTCCCACCAAAACGGTTGCTTCTGCAGAAGAGACCAGGCGTGGATACGTTCGTCATGGCGGGACGGCGTATCGGTCAATTCATCGTAGATCCCCTGGACAAGAACGCTCTTCCAGGTGCCGTTCTCGCCGAATTCTTCAACCTGAACACAGGCCGGTGAGTTGGCCCGCATGAGATCGATCTTCAGGCCCGGCATGGAAAACATGAAAAGCCGATCTTTCTCATACGCATACTGGATCGGAACGATATAGGGATATCTGTCGCCCAGGCACGCTAAGTGGCCCCGGCTGTGGCCTGCCAGAAAGGCGAGGCAGTCTCGTTCAGCCATTTCTCGCAGTTGCATCGCATTATCCAATCCCGTCAGCGTTACAGCCCTTCGTTTGATCGGCAGCAAACCGTCTTGCTCGCCGCAATAACCTTGCAGCGCCTACCAAAAAATATCCTTGAAGATGATGTAGACGATAAAGGCCACACTGACTGCGGGTGTCAATTTCACCAGGAAGTCGATGTACCGGAACCTGCCGATAGACTGGGCCAGGCTTTTCCAAGAATGGATGCTTACCATGGAAGACATGATGTCCTCCTTCTGTTGGGGCTGGGGGTCTCTCACTACCCCGGAAGCAGCGCCCGTTCACAAACTGCCGCTATAGCAAATATGGGCGCCCGTCAGTTTCACTACAAGGCGTGGGGGATTGCCGGTCCGGCA of Rhizobium sp. BT04 contains these proteins:
- a CDS encoding DUF3606 domain-containing protein, yielding MTNDKTKKAGATDGPYDVIYFAKKHRISNEDARDIVEKYGTNRKEADKAGRRISA
- a CDS encoding pyridoxamine 5'-phosphate oxidase family protein, which produces MQLREMAERDCLAFLAGHSRGHLACLGDRYPYIVPIQYAYEKDRLFMFSMPGLKIDLMRANSPACVQVEEFGENGTWKSVLVQGIYDELTDTPSRHDERIHAWSLLQKQPFWWEPGSLALNSESEDAGPSIFFGISIDMVSGRQVV